The following are encoded in a window of Mustela nigripes isolate SB6536 chromosome 1, MUSNIG.SB6536, whole genome shotgun sequence genomic DNA:
- the APELA gene encoding apelin receptor early endogenous ligand, which produces MSLQQFLFAFLLFVMSLLLINGQRPANLAVRRKLHRHNCLQRRCVPLHSRVPFP; this is translated from the exons ATGAGTTTGCAACAATTCCTTTTTGCCTTTCTGCTTTTCGTGATGAGTCTTCTTCTTATCAACGGACAGAGACCAG ctaaTTTGGCTGTGAGAAGAAAATTGCACAGACACAACTGCCTTCAGAGGAGATGTGTGCCTCTCCATTCACGGGTGCCCTTCCCCTGA